Genomic segment of Moritella sp. Urea-trap-13:
TTTCTCTTTCAGTACCTGCATAACAGGTTGAGTCTGTTGGATGATAGAGAAACTAACGCGAGAATTAGAACCACCAATGAGGTCTAATGTCGGTTCGCCGTTTTGTTCCCAAAGTAGCAAGTTATGTGCATCTGCTACTTGACCTAATTTAACATCAATTAAACGGCTATCATCTTCACCAAATACTAATACAAATGGTTGTAGTTGTTGTTGGCGACGACCGTCTTCAAGGTATAAACCTTTAACCAGTAATGCGGGGATATTGGCTTCATTAAGCAGCGCGACAAATAAATCGGATTTACTGCTTTCTTGGAGCATCAATGTCGCATTTTGGCCTAGATTATCACCCGAAAGTAATTTTAGTAATTCACGGCTATATGAAAATGCATCGGCGCTTTTTTCCATTGCGCTAGTAACAAGTTGCTCTGCCGCTATGTCATAAGGTGGTAACCAAGTCGTTTTATGAATACTGACATCTTGTTTATTGGCCACATCTAATGGAATGTCATTAGTCAGTACATTCACTTTGTAGTATAGATCTTGCTTGCCTTCGGCGTTACGAATTGTCCATTGTGCTCGATCATCAAGAAACGATAAGCCATAACCAGGAGACGCTGCTGTTTGATTTAAAACGGTGAAGTTACTTTGTGTTGAAGGGGTAGCAAAAGAAGCGTTAACCGCATCGCCTTGCGCTGTGAATTCAACTTTAGCTTCAATCATCCACGTCGAGTAAGTCTCACCCGGTAACCAAGGGATCTCACCACTGTAATGGCGTTGTGCGATACTGCCAACACCGAGTAGGAAAAGTATCGCAACGAAGATGCGAAATGGGATCTTAGATGGCATGATTAGTTAGTCCCTTTTTTAACTGCAGTCGGTTGTTTTTTAATAGACACCGATTTATTTTTCGGTTGAGTATACTTTTGCGCAACATCGACTATGGCAATGTCTTTTAAGAACGTGCGGCCTAATAGAATTGGGAATATCATGCGGCTACGATCTGCTAGTGTAAATTCAGTTTCTGTTTTTATACTACCAAGCTCAACGGGTATGCTAACAACATAACGTTCCAATGCTTTAGTAGCATTGGTTTGACGAATTTTAACGGTACGGACAACGGGCGCTTCAATTGGAAACACTTCATTATCATCTTTGTGGGATAAATTGAATTTAAC
This window contains:
- a CDS encoding inactive transglutaminase family protein, with translation MPSKIPFRIFVAILFLLGVGSIAQRHYSGEIPWLPGETYSTWMIEAKVEFTAQGDAVNASFATPSTQSNFTVLNQTAASPGYGLSFLDDRAQWTIRNAEGKQDLYYKVNVLTNDIPLDVANKQDVSIHKTTWLPPYDIAAEQLVTSAMEKSADAFSYSRELLKLLSGDNLGQNATLMLQESSKSDLFVALLNEANIPALLVKGLYLEDGRRQQQLQPFVLVFGEDDSRLIDVKLGQVADAHNLLLWEQNGEPTLDLIGGSNSRVSFSIIQQTQPVMQVLKEKANDTDLSNFSIYSLPLEEQALFKGILLIPLGVMIVVLMRILIGLRTSGTFMPVLIAMAFVQTSLATGLIGFTLIVGIGLVIRSYLSRLNLLLVSRISVVIITVIAIICLFSVLSYKIGLTEGLKITFFPMIILSWTIERMSILWEEEGAKEVFVQGGGSLFVAVLVYLTISNELLRYWAFNFLGLQLIIMSIILMLGTYTGYRLLELRRFKDMQGD